Proteins co-encoded in one Hemibagrus wyckioides isolate EC202008001 linkage group LG26, SWU_Hwy_1.0, whole genome shotgun sequence genomic window:
- the LOC131346672 gene encoding GDP-L-fucose synthase-like isoform X2 — MNGEMRPMRVLVTGGSGLVGKAIERVVKQEGGAREGEEWIFLSSKDADLTNPAETRAIFKKHQPTHVIHLAAVVGGLFMHLRQNLDFLRKNLAINDNVLQTAHEFDVVKVVSCLSTCIFPDKTTYPIDETMIHNGPPHESNSGYAYAKRMVDVYNRACFQQHGRRYTAVIPTNIFGPHDNFNIEDGHVVPALIHKTYKAKRDGTALEVWGSGQGLRQFIFSVDLARLCVWVLREYEEIQPIILSVGEEDEMTIKDAVDAIVESFGFTGPVIYDTSKSDGQLKKTASNAKLRHYLPNFTFTPFHKAMKETCDWFAANYDSARK, encoded by the exons ATGAACGGTGAGATGAGACCGATGCGGGTGCTAGTGACAGGCGGCAGCGGCCTTGTGGGGAAAGCCATAGAGCGTGTGGTGAAGCAGGAAGGAGGAGCGAGAGAAGGGGAGGAGTGGATCTTCCTCAGCTCGAAAGACGCAGATCTGAC AAACCCAGCTGAGACGAGGGCCATCTTCAAGAAACATCAGCCCACACACGTTATTCACCTCGCAGCTGTAGTGGGCGGGCTCTTCATGCACCTGAGACAGAACCTAGATTTCCTG AGGAAGAACCTGGCCATCAACGATAACGTGCTACAAACGGCTCATGAGTTCGATGTGGTGAAAGTCGTCTCGTGTTTGTCCACGTGCATTTTTCCGGATAAAACCACCTACCCCATTGATGAGactatg ATCCATAACGGTCCTCCTCATGAGTCCAATTCGGGTTATGCCTACGCCAAGAGGATGGTTGACGTATACAACAG ggcctgttTTCAGCAGCATGGACGGCGATACACAGCTGTCATTCCCACAAACATTTTTGGCCCACATGACAATTTCAACATCGAGGATGGTCACGTTGTACCTGCACTCATCCATAAGACTTACAAAGCAAAGA gggaCGGAACGGCTCTGGAGGTGTGGGGTTCCGGTCAAGGACTACGTCAGTTCATCTTCTCTGTAGATTTGGCTCGTCTTTGTGTTTGGGTGCTGAGAGAATACGAGGAAATCCAACCCATCATTCTCTCAG TAGGGGAGGAGGATGAGATGACCATTAAAGATGCAGTCGATGCAATTGTGGAATCTTTCGGCTTCACAGGACCTGTGATT TACGACACGAGCAAATCTGATGGTCAGCTGAAGAAAACGGCGAGTAACGCTAAACTGAGACACTACCTTCCTAATTTTACCTTCACTCCATTCCATAAAg CCATGAAGGAGACGTGTGATTGGTTCGCTGCGAATTACGACAGCGCTCGCAAATAA
- the LOC131346672 gene encoding GDP-L-fucose synthase-like isoform X1, which yields MMNGEMRPMRVLVTGGSGLVGKAIERVVKQEGGAREGEEWIFLSSKDADLTNPAETRAIFKKHQPTHVIHLAAVVGGLFMHLRQNLDFLRKNLAINDNVLQTAHEFDVVKVVSCLSTCIFPDKTTYPIDETMIHNGPPHESNSGYAYAKRMVDVYNRACFQQHGRRYTAVIPTNIFGPHDNFNIEDGHVVPALIHKTYKAKRDGTALEVWGSGQGLRQFIFSVDLARLCVWVLREYEEIQPIILSVGEEDEMTIKDAVDAIVESFGFTGPVIYDTSKSDGQLKKTASNAKLRHYLPNFTFTPFHKAMKETCDWFAANYDSARK from the exons atg ATGAACGGTGAGATGAGACCGATGCGGGTGCTAGTGACAGGCGGCAGCGGCCTTGTGGGGAAAGCCATAGAGCGTGTGGTGAAGCAGGAAGGAGGAGCGAGAGAAGGGGAGGAGTGGATCTTCCTCAGCTCGAAAGACGCAGATCTGAC AAACCCAGCTGAGACGAGGGCCATCTTCAAGAAACATCAGCCCACACACGTTATTCACCTCGCAGCTGTAGTGGGCGGGCTCTTCATGCACCTGAGACAGAACCTAGATTTCCTG AGGAAGAACCTGGCCATCAACGATAACGTGCTACAAACGGCTCATGAGTTCGATGTGGTGAAAGTCGTCTCGTGTTTGTCCACGTGCATTTTTCCGGATAAAACCACCTACCCCATTGATGAGactatg ATCCATAACGGTCCTCCTCATGAGTCCAATTCGGGTTATGCCTACGCCAAGAGGATGGTTGACGTATACAACAG ggcctgttTTCAGCAGCATGGACGGCGATACACAGCTGTCATTCCCACAAACATTTTTGGCCCACATGACAATTTCAACATCGAGGATGGTCACGTTGTACCTGCACTCATCCATAAGACTTACAAAGCAAAGA gggaCGGAACGGCTCTGGAGGTGTGGGGTTCCGGTCAAGGACTACGTCAGTTCATCTTCTCTGTAGATTTGGCTCGTCTTTGTGTTTGGGTGCTGAGAGAATACGAGGAAATCCAACCCATCATTCTCTCAG TAGGGGAGGAGGATGAGATGACCATTAAAGATGCAGTCGATGCAATTGTGGAATCTTTCGGCTTCACAGGACCTGTGATT TACGACACGAGCAAATCTGATGGTCAGCTGAAGAAAACGGCGAGTAACGCTAAACTGAGACACTACCTTCCTAATTTTACCTTCACTCCATTCCATAAAg CCATGAAGGAGACGTGTGATTGGTTCGCTGCGAATTACGACAGCGCTCGCAAATAA